The genomic segment GCATGGATCGCGCGTGAGTAAGATAAATATGCCGCAGGGCTATTGTGACTCTGCCCAGAGGCCGAATATCCAAATCGAGTCGCAATGATCTTGTCCCAAATTGGGCAGAGGTCTGGGTTTGCGAAATGCAGTAACTTGCTTGTTCCCACGACAGAGCGGTTCACAGAAAGGAGTGTACCGCGTTCGCCAGCGTGAGTCAGAATTCGAAAGATTTCCTCTTTTGAACGCGCGCAAATTCGTAAACTTGTCACAAGCTGCCCGAGTTCTCTTGCAGATTGCTCCCAATCCTGTCTCAGCTTCAGAACGGTCGGCATCCATCCATATGACGCGTACATCATCGCGAGAATGGCGTGTGGGTCCAGCCAGTCAGTTCTTGAGCCTAGCATAACAAGAGATTTGTACCCTAGCCGGTAGCCCCTGGGGTCAAGCTCATCCGTGGGGAGCGGATGCTTTAGCACAGCGGATACGGCATCAGAAATGATGTTCATTGAATCGTCAAATCGCTGCAGGTGGTTGTGTGAGCTCATCGGTGGTGGTGTCTCTGTTGCGGAGGTACTCGCATGCTGCAGGTGAACTACCGGCATGTCGATGGCCTCTTTCCGTATGCCCGCAACGCCCGCACCCATTCCGACGAGCAGGTTGCCCAGATCGCCGCCTCCATCCGTGAGTTCGGCTGGACCAACCCGATCCTGATCGACGACGATGGGGGTATCATCGCCGGCCACGGCCGGCTTCTGGCGGCGCGCAAGCTCGGCATGGTCGAGGTGCCGACCATCACGCTCGCCGGACTGTCCGAGACGCAGAAGCGCGCGCTGGTCATCGCCGACAACAAGCTGGCACTCAATGCCGGCTGGGATGACGAACTGCTTGCGGTCGAACTCCAGGCGCTCATCGACGAGGGTTATGAGGCCGCCATCACGGGCTTCTCCGACGCCGAGATTGAGCGGCTGATTGCGTCGGCCGCCGCGACAGCCTCCGGCCTCGTCGATGAGGACGAGATTCCCGAAGCGCCGCCGCATCCGACCACCGTGCCGGGCGACCTCTGGGTTCTTGGACGCCATCGCCTGATCTGCGGCGACGCCACCCAGGCCGACGCCGTCGCTCGCCTTCTCGGTGCAGTCAGGCCGCATCTGATGGTCACGGACCCGCCCTATGGCGTCGACTACGATCCGGAATGGCGGGAACGTGCCGGGGTCAACACGTCGACCGCCGCCAAGGGCAAGGTGCTCAACGACGATCGGGCGGATTGGCGGGAAGCCTGGGCGCTCTTCCCCGGAGACGTGGCCTATGTCTGGCACGCTGGCCTGTTTGCCGGAACTGCCGGCGAGAGCCTGATCGCGTCCGGGTTCAAGTTGCGATCACAGATCATCTGGGACAAGGGGCAACTCGTCCTCAGCCGAGGCGACTATCACTGGCAGCACGAACCCTGCTGGTACGCCGTGCGCGGCAAGGGACACTGGTCCGGAGATCGCAAGCAGACGACCGTCTGGGCGATTGCGAAGCCGCAAAAGTCCGAGACCGGCCATGGCACGCAGAAGCCGGTGGAATGCATGCGTCGCCCCATAGAGAACAATTCGTCGCCGGGGCAAGCCGTCTATGAGCCGTTCTCGGGCTCGGGCACGACCATCATCGCCGGCGAGCAATCCGGGCGTTCGGTCTATGCGGTCGAACTCAATCCCGCTTACGTTGATATTGCGGTCGAGCGCTGGCAGGCGTTCACGGGCTCGACCGCCACCCTCGAAGGAACTGATCGATCCTTCGCGAAGGTCAAGGCGGACCGATCGGCCGGCACCATCGACGCGCGGAAGGACGCTGCATGAGGCAGTCGCGCAGCCTGTCGCTGGTGGAAGCCGGCGCCAATGTGTTGGTCGGTTTTGGAATCGCGGTTCTCACCCAGATGGTGGTCTTCCCTATGTTCGGGCTGAAGGCAGCCCTCTCGGATCACCTCACGATCGGCCTCGTCTTCACGGTCGTGTCGCTGGCGAGGGGCTATCTGCTGCGACGGCTGTTCGACCGGCTTGCAGAATGACGATGCCCGCCACGGGGACGTGAGCCGAAGGCGGGCTCCTGGTCGGTCACCGTCAGTCGGCTATGCGATAGACCCGACCCCTCTGATCCTCTTTGGCCGAGGCAACCTCAAGCCCAAGCTTCTTCTTGAGCGGCCCGGCGAGTACACCTCGGACGGTGTGGCTCTGCCAGCCTGTCGCCTCGGCGATCTCGGCGATGGTCGCGCCGGCGGGCGCCTTCAGCATGGCGATGAGCTTCGCCTGCTTGGTCCCGTCGCGGGTCTTGCGGACCGGTGCGCCGTTGGCACCTGTGGGCGCGACCGGGGCTTCGGGCGCGGACGTCTTGACCGGAACGGCGACATCGCCCCCGCCGCCTGCCTGTAGCGCAGCGTCCGGCGACGTGACAGGCTCGATGCCGAGGACCGCGAGGCCGTCATTCGTTAGGATCAGCCTCGTCTCGCGACCGTCGTCCATGCGCCGCCAAACCGGTTCGTCCTCGACCGCTTCGACTTCCACCACCAGTCCGCTGGTCAGGAGCACGTGCAGCACCTTCGGGATGGCCCCTCCCTTCAGATGATTGGGCATCGGCAGGAGGTTAAGCGAACTCCGTTGCGACGCGGAGCTGAGAACCAGAAGCTGGGTGTCGGTGAGTTTGGCCATGTCGGTCTCCCGTCGTCTGGGCGCCACGACCATCGCGGCGCCGCTACGGGTGCGAGCCCCGCAAGGGGGCGGGGCCGTCAGGATGTTGGAGCCCTTGCTCAGTCGGCATATTCGCCTTCGTGGAAGGCATTGTCGGTGATGCGCTTCAGGAGGGCGGCGTAGTCTTCGAGCGATCCGACATGGCCCCAGGTGACGTCGTCGGGCGAGACCTGGAAGTGATCTTCGCTGAGCGCGACGATCCGCTGAAGCATCGCGTCGATCTGTTGCTTCTTGGCCAGGAAGGCGGCCAGGGCCCTGGTGTTGTCCTTGCGCTTCAGCATCGTCATGTCCTCCGGTCGTGACGGAGTAATGCGTTCTATTTGACCGAAGCCAAGGCAAATGATCGAAGTCGTCGATCACATCACCCCATGATCTGAGGCCGATCGCGAGGACATCGATGGGTCTCTCGATCGGTGACTTCGCCAAGCGTGTCGGCGTCAGCCACGAAGCGATCCGGAAGGGCATCAAGTCCGGCCGCGTGGTGCTGTCGTCCGACGGCACGATCGACGAGATGACCCAGGTCGAGCGCTGGCACGCGACGCGCGACCCAAGCAAAGTCCGCGGTGGCCGGCCGATGACGGCGTCAACGCCGGAGGCCTCGGCGTCCGCTGTAGCCAAGTTCGACCAGTTGAAGACCGCCGAGAAGGCGTTGCAGGTCCAGCTGCTGCAGGAAGAGCTGCGGCAGGTGAAGGCCGAGACGGTCAACCGCGACGAAGTTCGGCGCAGCCTGACCGCCTTCGCCCGCCTTATCCGCGACAAGTGGGTCAACTTCCCCAACCGCTACGGCCAGCAGATCGCCGCGGAGGTCGGCTGCGAACCTAAGAGCTTGATGGCGAGCCTGGATCGGTTCGTCCGCCTGCAACTCGACGAGATCGCCAACGCCAAGCCGACACTGCCAGACTGATTTCGTTATGATCGATGGGAGTTCGAGCCTTTCCAAAAATGGCATGGCCGCTGACGCCTGGGAGCGTGCAGCGGCCAAGGTTCGTTGGAGGAAGCCTTAGATCAGCCACCGGCGGCCGAGAAACCGCCGTACCCTCTCGGATTTCGATCTAATTTGATCTTATCAATCCAGTGTTGAAAAAAAAGAATAAATTCAGCTATTGAGGATGATGCGCTCGATATCGGCTATATAGCCTAATTTGAGGATTATTACTCTCTAACCACCCGTCCTCACGCGCCGCATCCTTACGAGAGCCTCAGACAAGCCAGGAGGCACCCCTTTGATCCGGCGGTCGTTTTTCAAGATGATGGTCGGGATGAGCGCAGCCGAGGCGAACTGCGCGTTCATCCGGGACGCGGATCAGCACAGCCTATGCTTTGGACGGTGTAGTTTCATCCGCGACGCCGATCTTCGGTACACTTTCAACGGCCGCTGGGCCCTTCATCCGGGGGAACGATATGCGGCAGATGTGCCTGGCGCGACGCCGTTGACCCTAGGAGGGCAGCCGACCGCTCAGAGCCAGACCCGAAAGGTCATTGCACCCGGCAAGGTAGTGTAATTCGCCGATACCGAGACCATCTGAGTGGTGATTTGGAATGTGGACGGTGGAGCAGCGGGCGATCCATCGGCGGGAGGGAAGAGAGGGTTCCGCCAAACCGGACAAATTTTCAATGTTTACCGAAGGCTGGAAGATCAGAGAATCTGTCGAAAAACACTGCAGATTGTTCGGAGTGAGGCGTTTCAGTGAGTAGTAACCCTCCTTTTCGGATTATATTTTTTATACATTTATAATTCAACGATAAATTTGCGGTAGAATCATGGCTGATTACGATTTAAAGGATATGCTGGGGCTGGTAGAGCAGGTCAAACGCTTCATCCTTACATTCAATCGACTGCGCGCTACTCATGGACTGGAGTTTGACGACATTCTGATTGTGTTGGCGGTCGTCGAAATCAATTATAGATATAAGGTTCTTTACCCTGCACCCGCGCAAGCCGTCGCAGCGTTCATTCAGATGCCCTATCAGACCACGCGTCGCCGGCTTGCTGTGCTGACCAAAGCAGGACACCTCCATCGGAG from the Prosthecodimorpha staleyi genome contains:
- a CDS encoding site-specific DNA-methyltransferase encodes the protein MLQVNYRHVDGLFPYARNARTHSDEQVAQIAASIREFGWTNPILIDDDGGIIAGHGRLLAARKLGMVEVPTITLAGLSETQKRALVIADNKLALNAGWDDELLAVELQALIDEGYEAAITGFSDAEIERLIASAAATASGLVDEDEIPEAPPHPTTVPGDLWVLGRHRLICGDATQADAVARLLGAVRPHLMVTDPPYGVDYDPEWRERAGVNTSTAAKGKVLNDDRADWREAWALFPGDVAYVWHAGLFAGTAGESLIASGFKLRSQIIWDKGQLVLSRGDYHWQHEPCWYAVRGKGHWSGDRKQTTVWAIAKPQKSETGHGTQKPVECMRRPIENNSSPGQAVYEPFSGSGTTIIAGEQSGRSVYAVELNPAYVDIAVERWQAFTGSTATLEGTDRSFAKVKADRSAGTIDARKDAA
- a CDS encoding DUF7220 family protein; this translates as MRQSRSLSLVEAGANVLVGFGIAVLTQMVVFPMFGLKAALSDHLTIGLVFTVVSLARGYLLRRLFDRLAE
- a CDS encoding DUF3489 domain-containing protein, with the translated sequence MAKLTDTQLLVLSSASQRSSLNLLPMPNHLKGGAIPKVLHVLLTSGLVVEVEAVEDEPVWRRMDDGRETRLILTNDGLAVLGIEPVTSPDAALQAGGGGDVAVPVKTSAPEAPVAPTGANGAPVRKTRDGTKQAKLIAMLKAPAGATIAEIAEATGWQSHTVRGVLAGPLKKKLGLEVASAKEDQRGRVYRIAD